A part of Solibacillus sp. FSL H8-0538 genomic DNA contains:
- the rpsC gene encoding 30S ribosomal protein S3, translating into MGQKVHPIGLRVGIIRDWESKWYAEKDYATLLHEDIKIRKYIESTLKDASVSKVEIERAANRVNITIHTAKPGMVIGKGGTEVENLRKYLNDLTGKRVHINIVEIKRADLDAKLVAENIARQLENRVSFRRAQKQSIQRTMRAGAKGIKTQVSGRLGGADIARAEHYSEGTVPLHTLRADIDYAHAEADTTYGKLGVKVWIYRGEVLPTKKNSVEGGK; encoded by the coding sequence GTGGGTCAAAAAGTACATCCAATAGGACTACGTGTTGGTATTATTCGTGACTGGGAGTCAAAATGGTACGCTGAGAAGGACTACGCGACTTTACTTCACGAAGACATCAAAATTCGTAAATATATCGAATCAACACTTAAAGATGCATCTGTATCTAAAGTAGAAATCGAACGCGCTGCAAACCGCGTAAATATCACAATTCACACTGCGAAGCCAGGTATGGTTATCGGTAAAGGTGGTACGGAAGTTGAAAACTTACGTAAATATCTTAACGATTTAACTGGCAAGCGTGTACACATCAACATCGTTGAAATTAAACGTGCTGATCTTGACGCTAAATTAGTAGCTGAAAATATTGCTCGTCAACTTGAGAACCGCGTATCTTTCCGTCGTGCTCAAAAACAATCAATCCAACGCACAATGCGCGCTGGTGCAAAAGGTATCAAAACGCAAGTATCTGGTCGTCTAGGCGGCGCTGATATCGCGCGTGCTGAACACTATAGCGAAGGAACTGTTCCACTTCATACTCTACGTGCTGACATTGATTATGCACACGCAGAAGCTGACACTACTTATGGTAAATTAGGCGTTAAAGTATGGATCTATCGTGGTGAAGTCCTTCCTACTAAAAAGAACTCTGTGGAAGGAGGCAAATAA
- the rplV gene encoding 50S ribosomal protein L22, protein MTQAKAIARTVRIAPRKVRLVVDLIRGKQIGEAVAILRHTPKAASPVVEKVLKSAVANAEHNYELDINNLVVSEVFVDEGPTLKRFRPRAQGRASAINKRTSHITIVVSEKKEG, encoded by the coding sequence ATGACACAAGCTAAAGCTATCGCTCGTACAGTTCGTATCGCTCCTCGTAAAGTTCGTCTAGTAGTAGACTTAATCCGAGGCAAGCAAATCGGTGAAGCAGTTGCAATTTTACGTCATACTCCAAAAGCGGCGTCTCCAGTCGTTGAGAAAGTATTAAAATCTGCAGTTGCAAATGCTGAACATAACTACGAGTTAGATATCAATAACTTAGTTGTATCTGAAGTCTTCGTTGACGAAGGTCCAACATTAAAACGTTTCCGTCCACGTGCACAAGGACGCGCAAGCGCTATTAACAAACGCACAAGCCACATCACTATCGTGGTATCTGAGAAGAAGGAGGGTTAA
- the rpsS gene encoding 30S ribosomal protein S19: protein MGRSLKKGPFVDDHLMKKVEAQEASEKKQVIKTWSRRSTIFPNFIGLTIAVYDGRKHVPVYVTEDMVGHKLGEFAPTRTYKGHGADDKKTRR from the coding sequence ATGGGTCGCAGCTTGAAAAAAGGACCGTTTGTTGATGACCACCTTATGAAAAAGGTGGAAGCACAAGAGGCTTCTGAGAAAAAACAAGTTATTAAAACTTGGTCTCGCCGTTCTACTATCTTCCCGAACTTCATCGGTTTAACAATCGCAGTATATGACGGACGTAAACACGTTCCTGTATACGTGACAGAAGATATGGTAGGTCACAAACTAGGTGAGTTCGCACCGACACGTACTTACAAAGGTCACGGTGCAGACGATAAGAAAACAAGACGCTAA
- the rplB gene encoding 50S ribosomal protein L2: protein MAIKKYKPTSNGRRNMTSSDFAEITTNKPEKSLLEPTKRKAGRNNQGKITVRHHGGGHKKQYRVIDFKRLKDGIPGRVATIEYDPNRSANIALINYADGEKRYILAPKGLEVGQTIVSGPEADIKAGNALPLANIPMGTTIHNIELKPGKGGQLVRSAGTSAQVLGREGKYVIVRLQSGEVRLILATCRATIGQVGNEQHELINIGKAGRSRWLGKRPTVRGSVMNPNDHPHGGGEGRSPIGRKSPMTPWGKPALGYKTRKKKNKTSKFIIRGRKK from the coding sequence ATGGCGATTAAAAAGTATAAACCAACCTCAAATGGACGTCGTAACATGACTTCATCTGACTTTGCTGAAATCACAACTAACAAGCCTGAGAAATCACTGTTAGAACCGACTAAACGCAAAGCTGGTCGTAATAACCAAGGTAAAATTACTGTTCGTCATCACGGTGGTGGTCACAAGAAACAATACCGTGTTATCGATTTCAAACGTCTTAAAGATGGCATTCCAGGACGCGTTGCTACAATCGAGTATGATCCAAACCGCTCTGCGAATATCGCATTAATTAATTACGCTGACGGTGAAAAGCGTTATATCCTAGCTCCAAAAGGTCTTGAAGTAGGTCAAACGATCGTTTCAGGTCCGGAGGCAGATATTAAAGCGGGTAACGCATTACCATTAGCTAACATTCCAATGGGTACAACTATCCATAACATCGAGTTAAAACCTGGCAAAGGTGGACAACTAGTACGTTCTGCTGGTACTTCTGCGCAAGTACTTGGTCGTGAAGGTAAATATGTTATCGTTCGTCTTCAATCTGGTGAAGTACGTTTAATTCTTGCAACTTGCCGTGCTACAATTGGTCAAGTAGGTAATGAACAACACGAACTTATCAACATCGGTAAAGCCGGTCGTTCTCGTTGGTTAGGTAAACGCCCAACTGTTCGTGGTTCTGTAATGAACCCTAACGATCACCCACACGGTGGTGGTGAAGGACGTTCTCCAATCGGACGTAAATCTCCAATGACACCATGGGGCAAACCAGCTCTTGGTTACAAAACACGCAAAAAGAAAAATAAAACTTCTAAGTTTATTATTCGTGGTCGTAAAAAATAA
- the rplW gene encoding 50S ribosomal protein L23 produces MEARDIIKRPVITERSSEILAEKKYTFEVDTRANKTQVKDAIEEIFGVKVEKVNVMNYKGKFKRVGKFGGYTNKRRKAIVKLTADSKEIELFEI; encoded by the coding sequence ATGGAAGCACGTGATATCATCAAACGTCCGGTCATTACTGAGCGTTCTTCAGAAATTTTAGCAGAGAAAAAGTACACTTTCGAAGTAGACACTCGCGCTAATAAAACTCAAGTAAAAGACGCTATCGAAGAAATCTTCGGCGTTAAAGTTGAGAAAGTCAACGTTATGAATTACAAAGGTAAATTCAAACGCGTTGGTAAATTCGGTGGGTACACTAACAAACGCCGTAAAGCAATTGTTAAATTAACTGCTGATAGCAAAGAAATCGAATTATTCGAAATCTAA